CAGCACCTGTTCTGGTTCTTCGGGCACCCGGAGGTCTACATCCTCATCCTGCCCGGCTTCGGCATCGTCAGCCAGGTGGTCGCCACCTTCGCGCGGAAGCCGGTGTTCGGCTACCTCGGGATGGCCTACGCGATGGTCGCGATCGGCTTCATCGGCTTCCTGGTGTGGGCGCACCACATGTACACGGTGGGGCTCGACGTCAACACGAAGGCCTACTTCACCGCGGCAACGATGGTGATCGCGGTACCAACCGGCATCAAGATCTTCAGCTGGATCGCCACGATGTGGGGCGGGTCCATCGAGTTCCGAACACCGATGCTGTTTGCGATCGGCTTCATCTTCCTGTTCACGGTGGGCGGGGTCACCGGCGTGGTGCTCGCCAATGCCGGCATCGACACGGTGCTGCACGACACCTACTACGTGGTCGGACACTTCCACTACGTGCTGTCGCTGGGCGCCGTCTTCGCGCTGTTCGCCGGGTTCTACTACTGGATCGGCAAGATGTCGGGCCGGCAGTACCCCGAGTGGATGGGGAAGGTGCACTTCTGGCTCCTGTTCGTCGGCGTCAACCTGACGTTCTTCCCGATGCACTTCCTCGGCCTGCAGGGCATGCCGCGGCGGATCGCCGACTACCCGGACGCCTTCGCGGGATGGAACATGGTGGCGTCGCTCGGCGCATGGATCTCGGCGGTATCGATCGTCTGGTTCATCGTCATCATCGCCCGGACCTTCCAAGCGGGGGAGAAGTGTCCCGAGAATCCCTGGGGCGAAGGCGCGGACACGCTGGAGTGGAAGACGGCTTCACCGCCGCCGTTCCACACCTACGAAACCCTGCCGACCATCCGCTAGGACTCCGAGCGGTGCCGGACATGTCCCGCCCGGTCGCCTACCGGGCGGGCGGCGACATCAGCGACTTTTTCGCGCTCGCCAAGCCGCGCGTGATGTCGCTGGTGGTCTTCACCGGCATCGTGGGGATGGCACTGGCACCGGCCACGCTTCACCCGGTTCTGGCAGTCGCGGCGCTGATCGCCCTGGCGCTCGGGGCGGGCGGAGCCGGCGCCATCAACATGTGGTTCGATCGCGATATCGACGCGGTCATGGAGCGCACGAAGACGAGGCCGGTGCCCGCGGGCCGGGTCCCGGCCGCCGAGGCGCTGGCCTTCGGCGTGACTCTGTCGATATTCGGGGTGCTGCTGATGGGGCTCGCGGCCAACTGGGCCGCCGCGGCGTTGCTGCTGGCCAGCAGCCTCTTCTACGTCTTCGTCTACACCTGCTGGCTCAAGCGCTCGACTGCACAAAACATCGTGATCGGCGGCGCCGCGGGCGCGCTGCCGCCCGTGATCGGCTGGGTCGCCGCCAGCGGCGGCGGGCTGGCGCCGCTGCCCCTGATCCTGTTTGCCGTCATCTTCCTCTGGACGCCGGCCCATTTCTGGGCATTGGCGCTCGTTCGCGCCGACGACTACGCGCGCGCCGGCGTGCCGATGCTGCCGGTAACGCGGGGCGCCGCCGCAACTCGGCGGGGCATTCTGGTTTACAGCGCGGCCACTGTGGCGGTGACGATGCTGCCGTATGTCCTGGGCGAACTCGGCGCCGTCTACGGTGTGGGTGCCTGCGTGCTGGGCGCGGGATTGTTGTGGCACGCCTTCACGATTTGCCGACGGCGCGCGGGCAGCGAAATGCGAATGTTCTGGTATTCGATTGCCTACCTGTTCCTGTTGTTCCTGCTGATGCCGCTCGACCGCCTGCTGACGGGTTCTTGACGTGCCCCGCCAGGATCCCAGGACGCGCCGCAAGAACCTGGCGCTGGCCGGCCTCATCGTGATGCTGATCGCGGTGTTCTACGCCGTCTCGCTGATCCGCATGGGCGCCGGGACATGAACCGCAACCACGCCGTCGGCGGGATGGTGGTGGTGGCGGTCGTCGTGATGGCCGGGCTCAGCTTCGCCGCCGTCCCGTTGTACGACCTCTTCTGCCGGGTCACCGGATTCGCCGGTACCCCCGGTGTTGCGGCCAGCGCGCCAGGGGGCGCCGGCCACGCGGTCACGGTGCGATTCAACGCCGACGTGGCGCCCGGGCTGCCGTGGCGCTTCGAACCGGTCGAGCGGCAATTGACCGTGGAGGCCGGCGCGTCGGTACTCGCCTTCTACCGGGCCACGAACGACGGCACCGAACCGGTGACCGGCACCGCAACGTTCAACGTCACCCCTCTGAAGGCCGGTCAGTACGTGCAGAAGATCGACTGCTTCTGCTTCGAGGAGCAGCGACTCGACCCCGGCCAGACGGTCGACATGCCGCTCACGTTCTACGTCGACCCGGAGATCGCCGCTGATCGCGCAACGCGGGAGGTGACGGCCGTCACCCTCTCCTATACGTTTTTCGGCGCAGACGAGACGAACCCGGACCCAACAGTCGCTTTTGCAGCCCCGGTGCCGGCGGCTGCCGCCAGCAGCCCTGAGGAATCACTTCGCGGGAGCCATCCATGAGCCAGCACGCCCATCCCTATCACCTTGTCTCCCCGAGCCCGTGGCCGGTGGTGGGTGCGCTCGGCGCCCTCACGCTCGCGGTGGGCGGCCTCATGTACATGCACGAACTCGCTTACGGCAGCGCCGTGCTGGCGGTCGGAACGCTGCTGGTGGCGTTCACGATGTTCGTCTGGTGGCGGGACGTGGTGCGCGAGGCGGAACATGAGGGCCATCACACGCCCACTGTCCAGCTCGGGCTGCGGTACGGAATGGTCCTGTTCATCGCCTCCGAGGTGATGTTCTTCGTCGCGTGGTTCTGGGCGTTCTTCGACGCCAGCCTGTTTGCCGACGAGGCCCAGCAGGTCGCCCGGGTCACGTTCACGGGCGGGACCTGGCCACCGACCGGCGTCGAGGTCTTCGACCCGTTCCACCTGCCGCTCCTCAACACGATCATCCTGCTGACCTCGGGCGCGACCGTGACCTGGGCCCACCATGCGCTGCGCGAGGGAAAACGGTCGGGGCTCATCCAGGGACTCCTTGTGACCGTCGCGCTCGGCGTCGCCTTCACCGCCGTGCAGGCCTACGAGTACGCGCATGCCCCGTTCGCCTTCACCGACGGCATCTACAGCTCCACTTTCTTCATGGCCACGGGCTTTCACGGGGCCCACGTCCTGATCGGGTCCATCTTCCTGATCGTGTGCCTCGGCCGGTCCATCGTCGGGCATTTCAAGCCGGAGCAGCACTTCGGCTTCGAGGCGGCCGCCTGGTACTGGCACTTTGTGGACGTGGTCTGGCTGTTCCTCTTCTTCTCCATTTACTGGTGGGGCGGCTCCGGGGGAGTTACCCACTAACGTCCGGAGGTCTCAGCCACCGCCCCGGGACGGCGGCCGGCACGGCGGCGGGCCGAGCGCTCAGGGGATGGTGCCCGGCCTGCGGCAAGGGACGCTGCTTCCGGGGGTTGACCGAGTTCGTGGACGCCTGCCCCAGCTGCGGAATCCGCCTGGGCAGCGCCAACGTCGGCGACGGGGCATCCTGGTTCATCATGCTCGTCGTCGGCGCGCTCGCTACCGGCGGAGCATTTGCGCTCGACGCGTGGCTGCGCCCGCCGGTCTGGGTCCATGCCATGGTCTGGACGCCGGTGATTCTCGGCGCAACCGTCGGCCTCCTGCGTCCGGTGCGGGCCCTGCTCCTCGCCAGTCACGTCCGACACGACCTGCTGGACGACGATCGGAAGCCTGATGTCGGCTGAGCCGGCGCGGCTCCGCGACAACCGGATTCTCCAGGGCACCGCGATCGCATCGGCCTTCCTGATCCTGCTCGGCCTGGGCACATGGCAAATGGAGCGGCTCCGCTGGAAGGAAGCGCTTCTGGCCGATATCACCGCGCGGGCGGGGGCAACGCCGGTCGCCGCCCCGGAAAACGCCCCCGACCTTCCCGAGTACACGCCCGTCTATGCGGACGGCGTGTTCAAGCACGACCTTGAACACCTCCTCATTCCCCGGACCCGGGCGGGCGTCGCCGGCGCTCACGTTCTCACGCCGCTCGCGCGTCCGGGTGCTCCGGCAGTTCTGGTGAACCGGGGATTCGTGCCGGTGGAATTTGAGCCTACGGCCACCCGGCGCGCTGGAAACCCGTCCGGCCCTGTCCGGGTGGAGGGCCTCCTCCGGCTGCAGCACCCGCCGGGCCCGTTCGTCCCGGACAATGATCCCGCCGGCGGCAGCTGGTATTCGATCGATCTCGCGGCCATGGGGGAGGCAACCGGCCTGGAACTGGCCGGCTACGTCCTGGACGCCGGCCCGTCGCGCAATCCCGGGGGATGGCCGGAGGGCGGACAGACCAACGTGTCCATCCGCAATACCCACCTCGAGTACGCGCTGACCTGGTACGGCCTTGCGGGCGTCCTCGCCGCCTGTGTCTCCGTGCTGGGTCGCCGCGCCGGTGATTCCCGACAGCGGCGCGCTGGCGACGTCACGTGACGCAGGTTGCGGCGACCCTCGCTTGCGGGGCCGGCGGCCAGTTCCCGGCCGGCCGAAGCGCGGCACGAGGCGCGCGCAGGACTCCGCCCGCATGAGGCTGGCCAGCTACCTAGCCATCGTCTTCGTCCTGGTGCAGATCGTGCTGGGGGGCGCCGTGCGTCTGACCGGCTCAGGCCTGAGCTGCCCCGACTGGCCACTGTGCCACGGTTTCTGGCTGCCGACCGTGCAGGCGCTCGAAACCGTTCCGGATCTCGCCTACGAGCACTGGCAGGTCTGGCTCGAGTGGATCCATCGCGTCAATGCGGCCGTCTTCGTCGCTCCACTCGTGCTCCTGGTCCTGCTGACCGCGCAGACCCCGAAGCACCGGCTCCTCGGCGGAGCCGCCGTCGTGCTGGTCGTGATCCAGGCGATCCTGGGCGCCTTCACCGTCTTCGACCGGAACAGCCCGTGGTCCGTCACCGTCCATCTCGTGATCGCGCTGATCCTGCTCGTGGCGCTCGTGGGCTCTTCCACCGGACCCCGAAGAGCCCGTGTGCTTTCCCGGATCCTGCCTCCGGACTGCAAGCAGCTCGCCTGGGTCGGAACGGCCGTGGCCATCGCAACGGCCGGGGCCGGCGCGTTTCTCGCCAAGTCAGGGGCGGCGCATGCCTGCCCCGACTGGCTGCTTTGCGGCAGTCCATGGAACCAGGCCCACTACGCGAACCCGGACGTCCTGCTCCATATCGTCCATCGGCTGCTCGCCCTTGCGACCGTCGTCCCGGCCCTGGTGCTGCTGGCGCGGCTGCCCCGACGTCAGGCCGCCGTGGCCTTCAGCTGGGCAGCCGCCACCCCGGTGGTCTTCGTACTGCAGGCGCTGCTGGGCCTGGTGACGGCGACCAGCGAACCCGAGCTCTGGATCGCGTTGTCGCACCAGCTGGTCGGCGCGCTGCTGGTCGTCTCCTACGCCATGGTCGGCTGGTACGTGTTCCGTGAACGATGATTGAGGACCACTCTCCCCTCCGGTATGTCAGCACCCGTGGGTCGGGCCCGGTGGACTTCCGTACCGCGACGTTGTCCGGCCTCGCGCCGGACGGCGGACTCTTCATGCCCGACCGCTGGCCGGAGTCGGAGCCGCTGTTCCGGCGCACGGCCGGCGCCGGGTACGTCGAGACTGCGGCGCATGTCCTCACCCGGCTAAGCGGCGATTCGCTCCCAATCGGCGCGTCTTCCGAACTTGCCGCCGATGCGTACCGGACGTTCTCGCACCCGGAGGTGGCGCCGGTGCGCGGGCTTCGGGACGGGCTCCACCTGCTCGAGCTCTTCCATGGCCCCACGCTCGCCTTCAAGGACTTCGCGCTCCAGGTCCTCGCCCGTCTCTTCGACCGCTTCCTGGAGCTCGACGGCCGGCGGGCACTGGTCCTGTGCGCGACTTCGGGCGACACCGGCGCAGCCGCCATCGAGGCCTGCCGCGGTCGTCGCGCGATGGCGATCGTCGTCCTGCATCCCGAGGGCCGGATCGCCCCGCTGCAGCGACGCCTCATGACCACCGTCGACGACCCGGCCGTGTTCAACGTGGCCATCGAAGGTACGTTCGATTCCTGCCAGTCGCTGGTCAAGCAGGCGTTCGCCGATGAGGCGCTGCGCCGCGAATGCGGCCTCCTCGCCGTGAACTCGATCAACTGGAGCAGGATCGCCGCGCAGGCGGCCTACTACGTCCACGCCGCCAACCGAATCGGTGGCCCGCCGCCGGTGTTTGCAGTACCGTCGGGCAACTTCGGCGACTGCTACGCCGGGCACGTGGCCGCCTGCATGGGGCTGGGGGTGGCCGGCCTGATCGTCGGTACGAACCGCAACGACATCCTGGCCCGATTCTTCGAGACCGGGCGCTACCATCCCGGCACGGTCCACCGCACCCTCTCGCCGGCAATGGACATCCAGGTCGCGTCGAATTTCGAACGGCTACTGTACGAGATTCGTGATCGGCAGCCCGATGCGGTGCAGCGTGACTTGGCAGGCCTTGCGCGCGGCCAGGCAATTTGCGTGACCGCCCGGGAACGTGCGGAAACCGGGAAACGTTTCAAGGGAAGCATGGTGACGGAAGACCAGACCATTCACACGATGCGCGACATCCGGGACCTCTGCGGCGTCCAGATCGACCCGCACACCGCCGTCGGGATCGCAGCCGCCCGCCTGGCCGGCGCTCTCGACTGGAACTACCACGCCACTGCCGCTCCCGTGATCGCGCTGGCAACCGCCCATCCCGCAAAGTTCCCGGACGCCGTCCGGCAGGCCTTGAACGAAGAGCCCGAGACGCCCGAACCCCTGGCGCGTTGCATGGAGGCGCCGGAACGTGTGACCACCCTTCCGGCCGACTACACGCGGCTCGCGGACCATCTCCGTCGGGCCGCCGCCGCCGCGGCACCCGCGCCATGAACAGCCACGGCACCTTGCCGGAAGCGGCAGTCACCACCCTTCCGTCCGGTCTCCGGATCGCCAGCCAGAGCGTCCCCGGCACCCGCACCGCTGCGGTAGGGGTCTGGGTGCACACCGGCGCCCGCAATGAGCCGGAGGAGCGCAACGGGATCTCCCATCTGCTGGAGCACATGGCGTTCAAGGGAACGACCACGCGCACGGCCCGGCAAATCGCCGAGGAAGTGGAATCCGCCGGCGCCTACATGAACGCCTACACCGGGCGCGAGGAGACCGCCTACCATCTCCGCATCCTGCCGGGAGCGTTCCCCCTGGCCGTCGACGTCCTGTCGGACATCCTGCTGAATCCGACCTTCGCCGACGAGGAACTGGCGCGCGAGCGATCGGTGATCATCCAGGAGATCGGCGAGGCGCGGGACAATCCCGCGGACGTCGTCTTCGACCGCTTCCAGACGTGCGCATTTCCCGACCAGCCGCTTGGCCGGCCCATTCTCGGGACCCCGGAGATCGTCTCGGGAATCGGGCGGAAAACCCTCCTCGCCTACATGCAGCAGCACTACCGGGGCGAGGCGATGGTCCTGGCGGCCGCGGGCGAAGTCGATCACGAGGCACTGGTGAACCTCGGGGCTGCCGCGTTCGAGGGCATCGGGAGCACGCGCTCGGACGCGCCGGCACCGGCCCGCTACCACGGCGGGGTGGGCGAGGTACCCCGCGAACTGGAACAAACGCACCTGGTGCTCGGGTTCGAGGGGGTCGCCTACGCTGATCCCGACTTCTATGCCATGACCATGTTCTCCGCGATCCTCGGTGGTGGCCTGTCGTCCCGGCTGTTCCAGGAAGTGCGCGAGAAACGCGGGCTCGCCTACGACATTCACAGTTTCGGAAGCTCGTTCCACGACAGTGGCATCTTCGGTGTCTACGCAGGGACCGCCGAACAGGATGCCGGCGAGGTGATTCGCCGCACCGCCGAAGAGATCCACGGAGTGGCCGGCAAGGTCCGGCCGGATGAGCTCGACCGGGCGATGGCACAGGCCAGAAGCGGCCTGCTCATGGGACTGGAAAGCTGCGCCGGACAAGCCGAGGCGCTGGCCCACCAGCTTCGGATCCACGGTCGGCCCATCCCCGTCGACGAGCACCTGCGGCGGCTTGCCGACGTCGACCGCGCTGCCGTGAGCCGCGTCGCCCGGCGCGTCCTCGCGAGCGAGCCGACCCTCGCTGCGATCGGCCCCCTCGGCGGGCTCCCCACCAACGCCACGCTCCGGTCACTTTTCGGGACCCCGGTGCCGGGCGCGGCGTGATCCGGCTGCCCCCGGCCATTCGGGATCTGTTCGCGTCCCGCAGCATCGAGGGACCGAACCTGTACCTGCGGCCTCCTAGGCGATCCGACGCGCACGCCTGGGTGTCCCTGCGAAGGGAGAGCTACGCGTTCCTCAAGTCGTGGGAGCCATCGTGGCGGCCCGAGACCTGCACCCGGTCGTCCTATCTCCGCCAGTACCGCGGCCAGGTGTTCGCGGCCCGTGAAGACCGGGGGTATGCCTTTCACATCTTCCGCAACTCTGACCGTGCGCTGCTGGGCGCGGTGACCGTGGCAAACGTGCAGCGGGGAGTCGCGCATTCCGCGTCGCTCGGCTATTGGATCGGGGCTCCCTATGCTCGCCAAGGTTACATGCGCGAAGCCATCACGGTCCTGATTCCGATGCTCTTCCGACAGATGAAGTTCCACCGGTTGGAGGCCGCCGCGGTCACCTCCAACTGGCCGAGTCGCCTCTTGCTCGAGAATCTGGGGTTTCGCTGCGAAGGCATGGCCCGCGACTACCTGAAAATTGACGGCCGCTGGCGGGACCATGCCCTGTACGCACTGCTCGCGACCGACCCCCAGCCGGGGCCGCCGACGTCGGCCGACGTGCAGGCACCTGCGCCCGACGGCACCCACACGCACTCGTACTCCGGAGCGACACCATGAATCTGTCCCGTCTTCTGGAAGCCCGCGCCGAAGCCGGAAATCCGGTCCGTGTCGGCATCATTGGGGCCGGCAAGTTCGGCACCATGTTCCTGGCGCAGGCCCGTCGAACGCGCGGCCTCCATGTGGTCGGCATCGCCGACCTAGACGTCGGCAAGGCCCGCGCGAACTGCCGGCGAGGCGGCTGGAGCGCAGAGCAGACCGGGGCGGCGGATCTTGACCAGGCGATCAAGACCGGCACGACGCGGATTGATGACGATGCGTCGGCACTGATTGCCCATCCGGCCCTTGACGTCCTGATCGAGGCGACCGGTGACCCCAAGGTGGGGATTCGCCACTGCCTGGCGGCGATCGACCATGGCAAGCACGTCGTCATGGTCAACGTCGAGGCGGACGTCCTCGCGGGGCCGCTGCTCGCGAGGCGCGCCGAAGAAGCCGGCGTGGTGTACAGCCTAGCGTGGGGTGACCAACCGGCGCTGATCGCCGAGCATGTCGACTGGGCGCGGGCCTGCGGGTTCAACGTCGTTTGCGCCGGTAAGGGGACGCGCTACCACCCGGACTTCCACCGTTCGACGCCCGATACCGTCTGGGACAACTACCACCTGAGCCAAGAAGAGGCCGAACGCGGCGGCATGAATCCCAAGATGTTCAATTCCTTCATCGACGGGACCAAGTCCGGAATCGAGATGACGGCGGTCTGCAACGCCACCGGGCTCACGCCGCAGGCTGGTGGCCTCACCTTCCCACCCTGCTCACGCTACGACCTCGCTGAACTGCTGAAGCCCGCCAGCGCAGGTGGTCTGGCCGAGCATGTCGGTACCACCGAAGTGGTGTCGTCGCTCCACCGGGACATGTCCCCGGTCAGCGATGACCTGATGGTGGGCACCTACGTAGTGATCGAAGGGGACGGCGATTACGTCCGGAATTGCTTCGAGGAGTACCGGATGCTTCCCGACAGCACGTTCCATTACGCCGCGCTCTACCGCCCCACGCACATGATCGGGCTCGAACTTGGCATCTCGGTGGCTTCGGCAGCGCTCCGAGGGGAGCCGACCGGATCGCCGACGGGTTTCCGTTCCGACGTCATTGCCTGCGCGAAGCGGCCGCTCAAGAAGGGCGAAGTGCTGGACGGAGAAGGCGGCTACATGGTCTGGGGCCGGCAGTCCCCCGCGATCGATTCGCTGGAGTTCGGCGGGTTGCCCCTTGGCCTGGCGAGCGGCGTACCGCTGACCCGTGACATCGCCGAGGGCGAGCTCCTCCGGTGGTCCGACGCCACCGTCCAGGACACGGACGAAGCGGTCAGGACCCGCCGCGAGATGGAAGCCGCGTTCGGGAGACCCAACGAACCGGCCTAGCCGCAGACCAGGGAGGCTCCGTGCATCCGGAGTCGGAGGCCGTCGAGCCGGTTTGCGTTGGTCCCCGGTGCGGCGGCGACGCCGGTCACACGGCTGCCGACAAGGTCATCGTGACGGCCTTGGACCGCCCGTCGAACCGCATCATCGACGGCGCTCACCTGCAGCCGGCGCTGCGATTGGGTCGGGGCCGTCCAAGCGCCGCCGGACGCGCCGGCGTCCCCTCCGATGCGCACTCGGACTGTTCTGTCGACGTCCAGTTACGGCGCCGGTGGCCGTCAATCCGACGGAGTGGCGGAAGGCTGGATCCGATAGACCCTGGTCGCCGTGTCGTGGAACAGTGCCCGCTTTTCGTCCTCCGAGGCGCCAGCGACGAGCCGTTTGAACGAGTTCCACAGTACCGTGTAGCTGCAGCTGACCTTGTCGACCGGGAAGTTCGATTCAAACATGCAGCGGTTGACGCCGAACAGCTCGATCATCGTCTCGTAGTACCGCCGGGTAGCCTCCATCAACTCCCAGCTGTATGGCGGACGGCTGCGCCCGTGCCAGCCGAAGCCGTTCACCTCCATATTGATCCCCCCGAGCTTCGCCACAACGTTCGGGCATTCGGCCAGCTCTACCATTCGCTCCCGCCAGTCGTCGAAGACTTCGTCGGCACGATTCGCGTACGGCCCCACGCCGAGCGGCCCGCCAAAGTGATCGAGAATGACCGTCTGATCGGGGAACGCACGCACCAGGTCGACGGCTTCAGACAGCTGCGGGTGGTAGCACCACAGGTCGAAGGTCAGTCCCCGGGGTGCCAGGTGCCGGAAGCCGGCGCGAAAGGCGTCGCTCGCCATCAGGCCGGGCGGGGGCGCCGCACGGGCGATCGGAGTTTCGGGACTCTCGTCCCAGGCAACCACGTGGCGGATGCCGCGGAAGCGCGCCGGGCTGGCCGCAATCTGCGCATCCAACGTGGCCGCTACCCCGTCGCCCTCGTCGAGAGGGGCCGTCCCGACGATGGCGGCGGCAATCTGAGTCTCCCCATAGAGCCCGGATGCCGCCATGGCCGCAAGGCCGTTCACGAACTCCGTCTCCCCTACGACCCGCGTGCGTGGCGTCCCTCCACACCGATACATTGCCCCGCACTCGACGTAGACCGTGCTGACCACCCGGTGGCCGCCGCCAAGGTCCGTCAGGATCTCATCCAGCAGATAGCGGGGCTGGACCATCACATCGCGACGGTCCCAGAAGTGATGATGGGGATCACAGATCGGCAGCTCAGGCTCCAGTGCCTGTTCCTGGACCAGGTCGAGCCAGTCGGCGTTCTTCGCTTGCATGAGCCTGATTTCCCCAATGATGTGGCCGAAACGGCAGGAACGGCCAGTCTACAGGGGGTGCAGGAGCCGGCCGTTCGCAGGAACGCGGTCGGTCCGATACCGCTCGGCCCGACGTTCGGCACGCCCCGGCGTGCGGTCAGCGGCCCCACCTGGGGGAGGACTCGGAACGTTGCTACGCCGCCCGGCGCGGCGCCAGGAGCATCGGCCCGTACGCGACGGCGTAGCCGAGGAAGGCGGCAATCCATGCGACAGCCGCCACCGATGACAGCAGCGGACTCCACGCTGGCAACAGGGGGGCGGCGATCCGTGTCGCGGCCGCCAGCAGGACCGACAGGTAGATGATCACCGTGGCCGGCGAAGCTCGAAGGGGCCGTCCGGTGTGGCCAAGGCTTGCCCGCGTCATCACCGCCAAGGTCATGGTGCCGAAGGCACCCACCGTCCAGGCGTGGACCGCGGCGCGATGGACGTCCTCCAGTTCCGCGATCAGGGCGAGCCCGGCCAGCGCGAACCCGACCGGCACGAACAGATACGCCCCGTGCAGGACCGCGACCAACGGGTCGGCCACGGTCCGGTGCGGTCGCCAGCGCAACTGCCGGACCAGGTGCAGGCCGGCCGACCCCAGCAGGATCACGCCGACGATGGCGGCCGGGACGATCCAGCCATCCACGACCCACAGCGCGAGCCCCAGCGCGCCGATCCCGACCACGACCGAATCGTACCGTGCGTGCGGGGCCGGCATCACCGTCTCGCCGCGCGCCTCCAGCCAGTTCGCCGTAAAGCTGGGAACGATCCGGCCCGCAACCAGCGTCAGCAGCAGGAGCACCGACGCGATGGTCATGCGAGTGCCGATCGCTGGATCGCCGCCACGCCAGACGGCCCAGGAATAGACCGCGTGCGAGGCAGCAAATGCGGCCAGGAGGCCCACGACCTTCAGGTTTCGCCAGTTGCCGCCAGCAACAATTTCCCGTCCCGCGACAGCCGTGACCGCCACGAGGAACGCGGTGGACAGGCCCGCCGCAGGGGCATACCCGATCAGGGGCGATAGGTTGACCGCGAGGCGTCCGACAACCCACAACCCCAGCAAGGCGAGGAGGAGCCAACCCGACACAGGCGGGCGACGTGTCCAGCCAGGGATGGCCGTGAACAGGAAACCGGTGATGGCCGCAGCCACGTAGCCAAACAAGAGTTCGTGAGCGTGCCACGCGACGGGCGGAAACGCGGTCGGGAGGTCCAGGAATCCCCGTAGCCACGCCAGCCAAAGGCCCATCAGGAGCGCGGCGTACAGCGATCCGAACAGGAAGAACGGCCGGAAACCGAAGCTGAGCAGGGGCGGCCCCGGCCGGGCGCCGGCCTGCTTCCCGGCTGAGGCCAGTGGTTTCACGATGGCGGAGGGCAGCCGCTGGCGCCCGGGCCGGGAGGTCGCATGCTTCCTCTCAGCGATGTCACGGATGGAGAGCAATCCCGAGACCGGAGACGGGAGACGGGTCTGGACGCCGCGTCACTGGTCCAGGCGGGACTACGGCCGAGTTGAGCCGCACCTGCGGGTGCCGGCGAGGCTTGGTAACGCTTGTCGCGCCCTGATGCCCGGGGCAAACCGCAGAGACCGCCGGCGCGAGGTCAGCGCCCCTCGCCGCCCTCAGGCGTTCCCGGCCGTCGGCGAGATTCGATAAGGGTCGACCGGCTGACCCGACGCGGTATCC
The sequence above is a segment of the Rhodospirillales bacterium genome. Coding sequences within it:
- a CDS encoding cytochrome c oxidase subunit 3, with the protein product MSQHAHPYHLVSPSPWPVVGALGALTLAVGGLMYMHELAYGSAVLAVGTLLVAFTMFVWWRDVVREAEHEGHHTPTVQLGLRYGMVLFIASEVMFFVAWFWAFFDASLFADEAQQVARVTFTGGTWPPTGVEVFDPFHLPLLNTIILLTSGATVTWAHHALREGKRSGLIQGLLVTVALGVAFTAVQAYEYAHAPFAFTDGIYSSTFFMATGFHGAHVLIGSIFLIVCLGRSIVGHFKPEQHFGFEAAAWYWHFVDVVWLFLFFSIYWWGGSGGVTH
- the thrC gene encoding threonine synthase, producing MIEDHSPLRYVSTRGSGPVDFRTATLSGLAPDGGLFMPDRWPESEPLFRRTAGAGYVETAAHVLTRLSGDSLPIGASSELAADAYRTFSHPEVAPVRGLRDGLHLLELFHGPTLAFKDFALQVLARLFDRFLELDGRRALVLCATSGDTGAAAIEACRGRRAMAIVVLHPEGRIAPLQRRLMTTVDDPAVFNVAIEGTFDSCQSLVKQAFADEALRRECGLLAVNSINWSRIAAQAAYYVHAANRIGGPPPVFAVPSGNFGDCYAGHVAACMGLGVAGLIVGTNRNDILARFFETGRYHPGTVHRTLSPAMDIQVASNFERLLYEIRDRQPDAVQRDLAGLARGQAICVTARERAETGKRFKGSMVTEDQTIHTMRDIRDLCGVQIDPHTAVGIAAARLAGALDWNYHATAAPVIALATAHPAKFPDAVRQALNEEPETPEPLARCMEAPERVTTLPADYTRLADHLRRAAAAAAPAP
- a CDS encoding heme o synthase, whose product is MSRPVAYRAGGDISDFFALAKPRVMSLVVFTGIVGMALAPATLHPVLAVAALIALALGAGGAGAINMWFDRDIDAVMERTKTRPVPAGRVPAAEALAFGVTLSIFGVLLMGLAANWAAAALLLASSLFYVFVYTCWLKRSTAQNIVIGGAAGALPPVIGWVAASGGGLAPLPLILFAVIFLWTPAHFWALALVRADDYARAGVPMLPVTRGAAATRRGILVYSAATVAVTMLPYVLGELGAVYGVGACVLGAGLLWHAFTICRRRAGSEMRMFWYSIAYLFLLFLLMPLDRLLTGS
- a CDS encoding SURF1 family protein, with product MSAEPARLRDNRILQGTAIASAFLILLGLGTWQMERLRWKEALLADITARAGATPVAAPENAPDLPEYTPVYADGVFKHDLEHLLIPRTRAGVAGAHVLTPLARPGAPAVLVNRGFVPVEFEPTATRRAGNPSGPVRVEGLLRLQHPPGPFVPDNDPAGGSWYSIDLAAMGEATGLELAGYVLDAGPSRNPGGWPEGGQTNVSIRNTHLEYALTWYGLAGVLAACVSVLGRRAGDSRQRRAGDVT
- a CDS encoding cytochrome c oxidase assembly protein, whose protein sequence is MNRNHAVGGMVVVAVVVMAGLSFAAVPLYDLFCRVTGFAGTPGVAASAPGGAGHAVTVRFNADVAPGLPWRFEPVERQLTVEAGASVLAFYRATNDGTEPVTGTATFNVTPLKAGQYVQKIDCFCFEEQRLDPGQTVDMPLTFYVDPEIAADRATREVTAVTLSYTFFGADETNPDPTVAFAAPVPAAAASSPEESLRGSHP
- a CDS encoding DUF983 domain-containing protein, coding for MTEFVDACPSCGIRLGSANVGDGASWFIMLVVGALATGGAFALDAWLRPPVWVHAMVWTPVILGATVGLLRPVRALLLASHVRHDLLDDDRKPDVG
- a CDS encoding cbb3-type cytochrome c oxidase subunit I, coding for QHLFWFFGHPEVYILILPGFGIVSQVVATFARKPVFGYLGMAYAMVAIGFIGFLVWAHHMYTVGLDVNTKAYFTAATMVIAVPTGIKIFSWIATMWGGSIEFRTPMLFAIGFIFLFTVGGVTGVVLANAGIDTVLHDTYYVVGHFHYVLSLGAVFALFAGFYYWIGKMSGRQYPEWMGKVHFWLLFVGVNLTFFPMHFLGLQGMPRRIADYPDAFAGWNMVASLGAWISAVSIVWFIVIIARTFQAGEKCPENPWGEGADTLEWKTASPPPFHTYETLPTIR
- a CDS encoding COX15/CtaA family protein produces the protein MRLASYLAIVFVLVQIVLGGAVRLTGSGLSCPDWPLCHGFWLPTVQALETVPDLAYEHWQVWLEWIHRVNAAVFVAPLVLLVLLTAQTPKHRLLGGAAVVLVVIQAILGAFTVFDRNSPWSVTVHLVIALILLVALVGSSTGPRRARVLSRILPPDCKQLAWVGTAVAIATAGAGAFLAKSGAAHACPDWLLCGSPWNQAHYANPDVLLHIVHRLLALATVVPALVLLARLPRRQAAVAFSWAAATPVVFVLQALLGLVTATSEPELWIALSHQLVGALLVVSYAMVGWYVFRER